The following proteins are encoded in a genomic region of Leifsonia psychrotolerans:
- a CDS encoding DUF4097 family beta strand repeat-containing protein: MTLEKWLVAPGHSKIIDVALVRQLKVSLIAGKVDVIGHDEPGARVEVHSVSGKDLKIQMDGDTLEIDHPQLRWDNFIEVFSSFRGSAQADVSIMVPRDVALKFGVVSADALISGLANDARLSTVSGDVTVDGCTGGLELNGVNGEFSVRNHTGTVSAHTVSGEITASGSIRRFSVDGVAGNVFLDVTGVPDRISTNTVSGNLTVRLAAEVAARYRINTVSGTIQLDDRTIRGTLGKGYTGTDGDLSGSWLELNANSVSGDISVVRRASETSTEASA; this comes from the coding sequence ATGACACTCGAAAAATGGCTGGTCGCCCCCGGCCACAGCAAGATCATTGATGTTGCGCTGGTGCGCCAGCTCAAGGTCAGCCTGATCGCCGGCAAGGTCGACGTCATCGGCCACGATGAACCCGGCGCCCGGGTCGAGGTGCACAGTGTCAGCGGCAAAGACCTCAAGATCCAAATGGATGGCGACACTCTCGAGATCGATCACCCCCAATTGCGCTGGGACAACTTCATCGAAGTGTTCAGCTCGTTCCGCGGCAGCGCCCAGGCCGACGTAAGCATCATGGTGCCGCGGGATGTCGCGCTGAAATTCGGCGTGGTCTCGGCCGACGCCCTCATCTCGGGCCTCGCCAACGACGCCCGTCTCAGCACCGTCTCGGGGGACGTGACGGTCGACGGCTGCACGGGTGGGCTCGAACTCAACGGCGTAAATGGCGAGTTCTCGGTGCGCAACCACACCGGAACCGTCTCGGCGCACACCGTGTCGGGCGAGATCACCGCGAGTGGAAGCATCCGTCGGTTCAGCGTCGACGGCGTCGCCGGCAACGTCTTTCTCGACGTCACGGGAGTGCCAGACCGCATCAGCACCAACACGGTCAGTGGAAATCTCACCGTGCGGCTCGCCGCCGAGGTAGCCGCGCGTTACCGCATCAACACGGTATCCGGCACGATCCAGCTCGACGACCGCACCATTCGCGGCACGCTCGGCAAGGGGTACACCGGCACCGACGGCGACCTGTCGGGCTCGTGGCTCGAACTGAATGCCAACTCGGTCTCCGGTGACATCTCGGTCGTGCGTCGCGCCTCAGAAACGAGCACGGAGGCGTCGGCATGA
- a CDS encoding ThuA domain-containing protein has product MIATAAALGMVATGAFAATPAVAGTSPAAAALSAASTHQIAPLAAPEVTPAFKALVFSKTAGFRHTSIEAGTAAIKQLGVDNGFDVDSTEDATAFTEANLAQYDVVIWLSTTGDVLDATQQAAFEHYIEGGGGYAGIHAAADTEYDWPWYADLVGAQFSNHPANQNATIKVEDRAHPSTAFLDQTWDRYDEWYAYRENPRTSVHVLASVDEKSYSGGTMGVDHPIAWCQNYDGGRSWYTGGGHVDENYADPQFLEHLLGGIRTASGDLAADCSATDEGSFDMVALDDNTSNPMMLDVAPNGDVFYAERDGRVMRIDSTTTTTSTALTLNVFTANEDGLQGLVLDPDFATNNWVYVYWSPANVESYGPHNKLSRFSYDPATKSIVPSTEKSILRVPVQRDNCCHVGGDMVFDAEGNLILVTGDNSNPFESSGFTPIDERPGRSDFDAQRTSANTNDLRGKVLRITPHEDGSYTVPAGNLFDEAADSTDKTKPEIYAMGFRNPFRIGIDEKTNALFVADFGPDAGSASSSRGPGGTVEWNIIKEPGNYGWPYCAGIKCFNDYNFANEVSGPKFNPQALVNTSPNNTGLTNLPPMVDADWWTENGATPIYTEIGVSGAPMGGPIYHYDENLDSDVKWPEYWDGKVLFGEWNQGKMYSFQLDEATSSTIFKVNRALPGIFDPAAGFNRMMDFDFGPDGSLYAIDWGSGFGGNNADSGIYKINYNGGNPAPIAHATADVTNGPAPLTVKFSSEGTRHPTSNRITLEWSFGDGSPAVTEANPTHVYADNGQYTAQLTVTDEDDGQISVANVVVVVGNEVPSVSIDFPDNGGFFEWGDQVAYSVTVNDPDGAFDCANVSVHPALGHDAHAHPMEALQGCEGVLQTSRDDGHGAEANIFWVIDARYTDDGGAAGIPLTGYALGVLQPKRVQSEFFTSTGRIGGTGSGDDGVRVESTSDVQGGGSNIGYVEPNDWWAHEPVSLKNVDSISLRAASGNAAGAKLSVRWGSPTGTELGQVTVPNTGDWQRYGDFPLDIPSNAPTGSGGLFFVLLSGGINVNWLTINGRGVTDNVRPDLAVTYDKVSGGAPLTVVATSVSHDPDGDSAKIVTTWNQGTGDGFIVGAASNELVYTEPGTYLLTVRATDERGAYAEKKQTITVIDGGPARCFAGRSDDFTGTTLDEDRWDTIIRRDQTLVVKDGNLVIPVSKTDINGAANAGAKNIVLQDLPAGAWEATTKVAVPLRAGYQQAGLMIYGDDDNYAKMVIIARNAAGESPNERYFQYIREEAGNSNEGIASNTGRLSPDFPDTAYLRLTSDGTNLTAAYSEDGVAFTAMPETKQLAGITNPKIGLFAAAGTGSKPAVINAEFDWFTITPDDTAGSAVPNDEFDGTGLDACRWTVLNEDRAGYRVADGQLAIDTTPTDIYEASNSTVPNIVVQPQPSPDWTVETKVDASTFDRKYHQGGLILYGNEDNYVKLTTMASNNGGAALTRVIELRSESGGVIAQPQPQAAVTGGTYWLRLSKVGSVFTGSFSEDGVTWSVLDAPVVNSGLNAASVGLFALGAEQTKATTAKFDHFRVIAAPLRVSGVLSPGAPTGTNGWYTNAVSLTVAAEGGTGTVYREYKLDGAANWFEYTSPVIVQTDGDHSIAYRASAQGATTDPQMVSFKIDRLAPVPVATLTVDPSDATLRTVAITATDATSGVASIEYRTDGGDWIAYSAVIPLTANAQTVTYRAQDAAGNLSSESTLQVASVGEPEATVLTVTGTLSPATPNGANGWYTNSVDVSATGTSTVDGVVTVEYSTDGSVFTTLTGTVTLSSEGPNSVWLRAKDSEDNRSEPKRFDVKIDSVVPTATAALSDARVITLEAADETSSIARIEYRLSTDAADASWRVYSGGFSASDAAMTVSYRGVDAAGNVGDTGVLAVDAAPAVPATPALVVDDTTLVVGGLVRVNGTGFTAGDDVEIWFYSDPQLVTTVTVNEQGGFARTIQVPATVSPGTHHLRALINGAVVASSVEITVSAVPVGPGPGDGGGNGPGNGPGSGNGAGGSATGSLAETGAEGWQSLIPLALILLFAGLVGVVISKHRRAGASTS; this is encoded by the coding sequence TTGATCGCGACCGCAGCAGCCCTCGGCATGGTCGCTACCGGTGCATTCGCCGCGACGCCCGCGGTAGCGGGGACCTCCCCCGCGGCCGCGGCACTCTCGGCTGCCTCAACTCATCAGATTGCCCCGCTGGCAGCCCCGGAGGTGACTCCCGCCTTTAAGGCTCTCGTCTTCTCGAAGACCGCCGGCTTCCGCCATACGTCGATCGAGGCAGGGACCGCGGCAATCAAGCAGCTGGGGGTCGACAACGGCTTCGACGTTGATTCCACTGAAGACGCGACCGCATTCACCGAGGCCAATCTCGCCCAATACGATGTCGTCATCTGGCTATCGACGACCGGCGACGTTCTCGACGCGACCCAACAAGCCGCGTTCGAGCACTACATTGAAGGCGGCGGAGGCTACGCCGGCATTCACGCGGCAGCCGACACGGAGTATGACTGGCCCTGGTACGCCGACCTGGTCGGGGCTCAGTTCTCAAACCATCCAGCCAATCAGAACGCAACGATCAAAGTCGAAGACCGGGCGCACCCCTCGACGGCTTTCCTCGACCAGACCTGGGACCGCTATGACGAGTGGTACGCCTACCGAGAAAACCCGCGCACCAGCGTGCATGTCTTGGCGAGCGTCGACGAGAAGAGCTACTCGGGGGGAACCATGGGCGTTGATCACCCCATCGCCTGGTGCCAGAACTATGACGGCGGTCGGTCGTGGTACACCGGTGGAGGTCACGTCGATGAAAACTATGCCGACCCGCAATTCCTCGAGCACCTGCTCGGCGGCATCCGAACGGCCTCAGGCGATCTGGCAGCAGACTGTTCCGCCACCGACGAGGGCAGCTTCGACATGGTCGCGTTGGACGACAACACAAGCAACCCGATGATGCTCGATGTCGCTCCGAACGGTGACGTGTTCTACGCGGAGCGTGACGGACGTGTCATGCGGATCGACAGCACGACCACCACCACGTCGACGGCGCTCACCCTGAACGTCTTCACGGCGAACGAAGATGGCTTACAAGGACTGGTTCTCGACCCTGATTTTGCGACGAACAACTGGGTGTACGTCTATTGGTCGCCGGCGAACGTCGAGTCCTACGGACCGCACAACAAGCTCTCGCGGTTCAGCTACGACCCCGCGACGAAATCCATCGTGCCCTCGACAGAGAAATCAATTCTTCGGGTGCCCGTGCAACGCGATAACTGCTGTCATGTCGGCGGAGACATGGTGTTCGACGCCGAGGGCAACCTCATTCTGGTCACCGGCGACAACTCCAACCCGTTCGAGTCGAGCGGTTTCACTCCCATCGATGAGCGCCCGGGGCGCTCCGACTTCGACGCCCAGCGCACGTCGGCCAACACCAATGATCTCCGGGGCAAGGTGCTGCGCATCACGCCGCACGAGGACGGCAGCTACACCGTGCCGGCCGGCAACTTGTTCGACGAAGCGGCCGACAGCACCGATAAGACGAAGCCCGAGATCTACGCCATGGGCTTCCGCAATCCCTTCCGTATCGGCATCGATGAGAAGACCAATGCACTCTTCGTTGCCGACTTTGGCCCCGACGCGGGCAGCGCGAGCAGTTCTCGCGGCCCGGGCGGAACCGTGGAGTGGAACATCATCAAAGAGCCCGGCAACTACGGGTGGCCGTACTGCGCGGGAATCAAGTGCTTCAACGACTACAACTTCGCCAACGAAGTTTCCGGACCGAAATTCAATCCCCAGGCGCTCGTGAACACCAGCCCGAACAACACGGGGCTGACGAACCTGCCGCCGATGGTCGACGCCGACTGGTGGACCGAGAATGGCGCGACGCCGATCTATACCGAGATCGGCGTCAGTGGCGCACCCATGGGCGGGCCGATTTATCACTACGACGAGAATCTCGACTCTGACGTGAAGTGGCCCGAATACTGGGACGGCAAGGTTCTGTTCGGTGAATGGAACCAGGGCAAGATGTACTCGTTCCAACTTGACGAAGCCACATCTAGCACGATCTTCAAGGTCAACCGAGCTCTGCCCGGCATCTTCGATCCAGCCGCTGGCTTCAACCGCATGATGGACTTTGACTTCGGCCCGGATGGTTCGCTCTATGCCATCGACTGGGGTTCGGGTTTCGGCGGAAACAATGCCGACTCGGGAATCTACAAAATCAATTACAACGGTGGAAACCCGGCGCCGATCGCTCATGCAACCGCCGATGTGACAAATGGTCCAGCTCCGCTCACCGTCAAATTCAGTTCTGAAGGAACGCGCCACCCGACAAGCAACAGGATCACGCTGGAGTGGAGTTTCGGCGACGGGAGCCCGGCTGTCACCGAGGCGAATCCGACTCACGTCTACGCGGATAACGGGCAGTACACCGCCCAGCTGACGGTCACCGATGAGGACGACGGGCAGATTTCCGTCGCCAATGTGGTTGTCGTGGTCGGCAACGAGGTGCCCTCGGTCTCGATCGATTTTCCCGATAACGGAGGATTCTTTGAGTGGGGTGATCAGGTTGCCTACTCGGTCACGGTGAACGACCCCGACGGCGCATTCGACTGCGCAAACGTTTCAGTGCATCCGGCCCTCGGCCACGATGCCCACGCGCACCCGATGGAAGCCCTTCAGGGCTGCGAGGGCGTGCTCCAGACCAGTCGCGACGATGGTCATGGCGCCGAAGCGAACATCTTCTGGGTGATCGACGCGCGCTACACGGATGACGGCGGGGCGGCCGGCATTCCGCTGACCGGTTACGCCCTGGGCGTGCTGCAGCCGAAGCGCGTGCAGTCGGAGTTCTTCACCTCAACCGGTCGCATCGGAGGCACGGGCTCCGGCGATGACGGAGTGCGGGTCGAGAGCACGTCCGATGTGCAGGGCGGTGGCAGCAACATTGGCTACGTCGAGCCGAACGACTGGTGGGCACACGAGCCAGTGAGCCTCAAGAACGTCGACTCGATCAGCCTGCGCGCGGCCTCAGGGAATGCGGCCGGTGCGAAACTCTCCGTTCGGTGGGGATCTCCAACCGGCACTGAACTCGGCCAGGTCACGGTGCCGAACACCGGCGACTGGCAGAGGTACGGTGACTTCCCGCTCGATATTCCCTCGAATGCACCGACCGGCTCAGGCGGCCTGTTCTTCGTGCTGCTCAGCGGTGGGATCAACGTGAACTGGCTCACGATCAACGGCAGGGGCGTCACCGACAACGTGCGCCCCGACCTCGCCGTGACCTACGACAAGGTCTCGGGTGGTGCACCCCTCACGGTGGTGGCAACGTCGGTTTCACATGACCCTGACGGTGATTCTGCAAAAATTGTCACCACCTGGAATCAGGGCACGGGGGACGGCTTCATTGTCGGCGCGGCCAGCAACGAACTCGTCTACACCGAACCGGGCACCTACCTGTTGACCGTTCGTGCTACCGACGAGCGTGGCGCGTACGCGGAGAAGAAGCAGACAATCACCGTCATCGATGGCGGTCCGGCCCGGTGTTTCGCTGGTCGTTCGGACGACTTCACGGGCACGACTCTTGATGAGGATCGCTGGGACACCATCATCCGTCGGGACCAGACTCTGGTCGTGAAAGATGGAAACCTGGTGATTCCCGTCTCGAAGACCGACATCAACGGAGCTGCCAACGCCGGGGCCAAAAATATCGTGTTGCAGGACCTGCCAGCCGGAGCGTGGGAAGCCACGACCAAAGTCGCCGTACCCCTGCGGGCGGGCTATCAGCAGGCCGGCCTGATGATTTATGGGGACGATGACAACTACGCAAAGATGGTGATCATTGCCAGAAACGCGGCGGGTGAGTCACCGAACGAGCGCTACTTCCAGTACATCCGGGAAGAGGCCGGCAACTCGAACGAAGGTATCGCCTCGAACACGGGCAGGCTGAGCCCGGACTTCCCGGACACGGCGTACCTGCGTCTGACAAGTGACGGCACCAACCTCACTGCCGCATACTCGGAAGACGGTGTCGCCTTCACCGCTATGCCCGAGACAAAGCAGCTGGCGGGCATCACAAACCCCAAAATCGGTCTCTTCGCTGCAGCCGGAACCGGTTCGAAGCCTGCCGTGATCAACGCTGAGTTCGACTGGTTTACCATCACGCCCGACGACACCGCCGGTTCGGCGGTGCCGAATGACGAGTTCGACGGCACTGGCCTCGACGCATGCCGGTGGACGGTGCTGAACGAAGACCGCGCGGGCTACCGCGTTGCCGACGGGCAGCTCGCCATTGACACGACGCCGACGGATATCTACGAGGCTTCGAATTCAACAGTGCCGAACATCGTCGTGCAGCCGCAGCCTTCACCGGACTGGACTGTCGAGACCAAGGTGGACGCATCAACGTTTGACCGGAAGTATCACCAGGGTGGCCTCATCCTCTATGGGAATGAGGACAACTACGTCAAGCTCACCACGATGGCGTCGAACAACGGCGGAGCTGCACTGACGCGCGTGATCGAACTGCGCAGCGAGAGTGGCGGCGTCATTGCGCAGCCGCAGCCGCAGGCGGCGGTCACGGGCGGCACTTACTGGTTGCGGTTGAGCAAGGTCGGTTCCGTCTTCACTGGTTCGTTCAGTGAAGACGGCGTGACCTGGAGCGTGCTCGACGCGCCGGTCGTCAACTCGGGCTTGAACGCCGCTTCGGTCGGTCTGTTCGCACTCGGTGCAGAGCAGACGAAGGCGACAACGGCGAAGTTCGATCACTTCCGGGTGATCGCCGCTCCCCTTCGCGTGTCGGGCGTTCTCTCGCCTGGTGCGCCGACGGGCACGAACGGTTGGTACACGAACGCTGTGTCGTTGACTGTCGCTGCTGAGGGCGGCACCGGTACCGTCTATCGCGAGTACAAGCTTGATGGTGCTGCCAACTGGTTCGAATACACCTCCCCGGTGATCGTTCAGACCGATGGCGATCACTCCATCGCGTACCGTGCCTCGGCGCAGGGGGCCACGACCGACCCGCAGATGGTGTCGTTCAAGATCGACAGGTTGGCTCCGGTGCCGGTGGCAACCCTGACGGTTGATCCGAGCGACGCAACGTTGCGCACCGTAGCCATCACGGCGACGGATGCGACGAGCGGTGTGGCTTCGATCGAGTACCGCACTGATGGAGGCGACTGGATTGCGTACTCGGCTGTGATTCCGCTCACGGCCAACGCACAGACGGTGACCTACCGAGCGCAGGATGCGGCGGGCAACCTCTCGTCTGAGTCCACGCTCCAGGTTGCTTCAGTGGGCGAGCCGGAAGCGACTGTTCTGACCGTGACGGGCACGCTGTCACCCGCCACGCCGAATGGTGCGAACGGGTGGTATACGAACTCAGTCGATGTCTCGGCGACGGGAACGTCGACGGTTGATGGGGTCGTCACGGTTGAATACTCGACCGACGGCAGCGTGTTCACGACGCTGACCGGCACCGTTACTCTCTCGTCCGAGGGCCCCAATTCAGTGTGGCTGCGTGCGAAGGATTCTGAGGATAACCGGTCGGAGCCGAAGCGGTTTGACGTGAAGATCGACTCTGTCGTTCCGACCGCGACCGCGGCCCTCTCTGATGCACGGGTCATCACTCTGGAAGCGGCTGACGAGACGAGCTCGATTGCTCGCATCGAATACCGACTCTCGACGGATGCGGCCGACGCCTCATGGCGCGTGTATTCGGGCGGCTTCAGCGCCAGCGATGCCGCGATGACGGTGAGTTACCGCGGCGTCGACGCCGCTGGCAACGTCGGTGACACCGGAGTGCTCGCGGTCGATGCTGCTCCTGCTGTGCCGGCCACCCCAGCGCTTGTTGTCGACGACACCACTCTCGTCGTCGGCGGACTCGTGAGAGTGAACGGCACCGGCTTCACGGCCGGAGACGACGTTGAGATCTGGTTCTACTCGGATCCGCAGCTGGTCACCACCGTTACGGTGAATGAGCAGGGCGGCTTCGCGCGCACAATTCAGGTACCCGCGACGGTAAGTCCGGGCACACACCACCTCCGAGCGCTGATCAACGGTGCAGTCGTGGCCTCCAGTGTGGAGATCACAGTCTCGGCGGTTCCGGTCGGTCCGGGCCCCGGCGACGGCGGCGGGAACGGGCCCGGGAATGGCCCCGGATCCGGAAACGGAGCCGGGGGGTCGGCGACCGGCTCGCTCGCCGAAACCGGCGCCGAGGGCTGGCAGAGCCTGATTCCGCTCGCGCTCATTCTGTTGTTCGCCGGACTCGTCGGGGTGGTGATCTCAAAGCATCGCCGCGCGGGTGCCTCCACGAGCTGA
- a CDS encoding ROK family transcriptional regulator has translation MIDISRENALGSAGASDLFQILRDGKPRTRTELAHLTGLARSTVALRMDSLTQLGLVGPAADAPSTGGRPSSQVALATGTKVVLGVDIGASHARIAVSDLTGRPLHEEVAEIEVSLGPKPVLNWVIEAGDALVRKAGRNLGDLLAIGIGLPGPVEYSTGRPINPPIMPGWDRFDVPGWLQAHFDVPVLVDNDVNIMALGERETAWPEVDHLIFVKVATGIGAGVISGGMLQRGAQGIAGDIGHVQVARGVDVPCHCGNRGCLEALASGPAIAAALRERGLDAASSHDVVELVKLGNLEAIQAVRQAGRDMGEVLTACVSLINPSVIVIGGSMARAGEQLIAGMREVVYTRSMPLATQHLQIVPSTAGANAAVLGASMLAIHHALSPARVDAMVLELLESAAEKK, from the coding sequence ATGATCGACATAAGTCGCGAGAATGCCCTGGGGTCAGCCGGCGCGAGCGACCTTTTCCAGATTCTACGAGACGGAAAACCGCGTACCCGCACCGAGCTGGCGCACCTCACCGGGCTCGCCCGCTCGACGGTCGCACTGCGAATGGATTCCCTGACGCAACTCGGTCTGGTGGGTCCCGCTGCCGATGCGCCGTCGACGGGCGGGCGCCCGTCGTCCCAGGTCGCTTTGGCCACCGGAACCAAGGTGGTGCTGGGCGTCGATATCGGGGCCTCCCATGCGCGAATCGCGGTGAGCGACTTGACCGGGCGCCCGCTGCATGAGGAAGTCGCCGAGATTGAGGTCTCTCTCGGTCCAAAGCCGGTTCTCAACTGGGTGATCGAGGCCGGCGACGCCCTGGTCCGAAAGGCCGGGCGAAACCTGGGTGACCTGCTCGCGATCGGCATCGGACTTCCCGGGCCGGTCGAATACAGCACGGGCCGGCCGATCAATCCGCCGATCATGCCCGGCTGGGATCGTTTCGATGTGCCGGGCTGGTTGCAAGCGCACTTCGACGTTCCGGTATTGGTCGACAATGACGTGAACATCATGGCGCTCGGTGAACGAGAGACGGCCTGGCCAGAGGTCGACCATCTCATTTTTGTGAAGGTCGCGACCGGTATCGGCGCCGGGGTCATCTCCGGCGGGATGCTGCAGCGTGGCGCCCAAGGGATCGCGGGTGACATTGGGCACGTGCAGGTGGCGCGCGGCGTTGACGTTCCGTGCCACTGCGGAAACCGAGGCTGCTTGGAGGCGCTGGCCTCCGGGCCCGCGATCGCGGCAGCACTGCGAGAACGCGGTCTAGACGCGGCCAGCAGCCACGATGTGGTCGAGCTCGTGAAGCTCGGTAATCTCGAGGCGATTCAGGCCGTTCGGCAGGCTGGGCGGGACATGGGCGAGGTGCTGACGGCTTGTGTCAGCCTGATCAACCCCTCCGTGATCGTGATCGGTGGGTCGATGGCCCGCGCCGGGGAACAACTGATCGCCGGCATGCGAGAGGTGGTCTACACCCGCTCAATGCCGCTGGCGACCCAGCATCTGCAGATTGTTCCGTCGACGGCCGGCGCTAATGCTGCGGTTCTGGGGGCGAGCATGTTGGCCATTCACCACGCGCTGTCGCCGGCCCGGGTCGATGCGATGGTGCTTGAGTTGCTCGAGTCTGCAGCCGAGAAAAAATAG
- a CDS encoding sugar phosphate isomerase/epimerase family protein → MSRPVTLFTGQWADLPFDEVARLASGWGYDGLEIACWGDHLDPWRWNDEKYVDDKLAILAKYNLSVYAISNHLKGQAVCDDPIDQRHRDILPDVVWGDGDPEGVRQRAAEEMKHTARLAAKLGVKTVVGFTGSSIWKYVAMFPPVAQEAIDAGYHDFADRWNPILDVFDEVGVRFAHEVHPSEIAYDYWTTVRTLEAIGHREAFGLNWDPSHFVWQDLDPVGFLWDFKERIYHVDCKDTKKRMVNGRNGRLGSHLAWADPRRGWDFVSTGHGDVPWEDSFRMLNSIGYDGPLSVEWEDAGMDRLIGAPEALEFVRRLAFDQPDAAFDAAFSSR, encoded by the coding sequence ATGAGTCGCCCTGTCACCCTGTTCACCGGCCAATGGGCCGACCTCCCCTTCGACGAGGTCGCGCGCCTCGCCTCCGGCTGGGGCTATGACGGCCTGGAGATCGCTTGCTGGGGCGACCACCTCGATCCGTGGCGCTGGAACGACGAGAAGTATGTCGACGACAAGCTGGCCATCCTCGCGAAATACAACCTGTCGGTCTACGCCATTTCCAACCATCTCAAGGGCCAGGCCGTCTGTGACGACCCCATCGACCAGCGGCACCGGGACATCCTGCCCGATGTGGTCTGGGGTGACGGCGATCCCGAGGGCGTGCGCCAGCGTGCGGCCGAGGAGATGAAGCACACGGCCCGGCTCGCCGCCAAACTCGGCGTGAAGACCGTCGTCGGCTTTACCGGTTCATCGATTTGGAAGTACGTGGCCATGTTTCCGCCGGTCGCGCAGGAGGCCATCGATGCCGGCTACCACGACTTCGCCGACCGCTGGAACCCCATCCTCGACGTCTTTGACGAGGTCGGCGTGCGCTTCGCGCACGAAGTGCACCCGAGTGAGATCGCCTATGACTATTGGACGACCGTACGCACCCTCGAAGCGATCGGCCACCGGGAGGCGTTCGGCCTCAACTGGGACCCGAGCCACTTTGTCTGGCAAGACCTCGATCCGGTCGGCTTTCTCTGGGACTTCAAGGAGCGGATCTACCACGTCGACTGCAAAGACACCAAGAAGCGCATGGTCAATGGCCGGAACGGACGTCTCGGTTCCCACCTCGCCTGGGCCGACCCGCGTCGCGGCTGGGACTTCGTCTCAACCGGACACGGCGACGTGCCCTGGGAAGACAGCTTCAGAATGCTCAACTCGATTGGCTACGACGGCCCGCTCTCGGTGGAGTGGGAAGACGCGGGAATGGACCGACTGATCGGCGCCCCCGAAGCGCTCGAGTTCGTGCGCCGACTGGCATTCGACCAGCCGGATGCCGCGTTCGATGCGGCGTTCAGTAGTCGGTGA
- a CDS encoding Gfo/Idh/MocA family protein, translated as MKEETLSKNTPRFRIALVGHGFMGAAHSQGWRVAPRFFDLPVHPEMALLIGRDPDRAAAAARRWGWAESGTSWRDAIARDDIDVIDIVTPGDSHVEIAIAALDAGKHVLCEKPLANSAEEAAAMADAAARAATRGIYAMVGFTYRRVPAATFARDLVASGRIGEVRQVRAAYLQDWLVDPQTPLAWRLQKHLAGSGALGDIGAHAIDLAQFITGQQLTGVSGVMETFVPRRPLLGETSGLSGTARTTGTAGAEFGEVTVDDVALFTGRFTGGALGSFEATRMSTGRKNALRIEVAGSTGALSFDLEELNSLEYYDSNAPETLRGFTKILVTAPSHPYLSAWWPAGHTLGYEHGFTHQAKDFVEGIITETQPEPSFAAGLQVQRVLDAVERSANADSIWTSTSAL; from the coding sequence ATGAAAGAGGAAACGTTGTCGAAGAACACCCCCCGCTTCAGAATTGCCCTGGTGGGACACGGCTTCATGGGGGCTGCGCACTCCCAGGGCTGGCGGGTGGCACCGCGGTTCTTCGATTTGCCGGTCCACCCCGAGATGGCCCTCCTTATCGGCCGCGACCCCGACCGCGCCGCCGCCGCGGCACGCCGGTGGGGCTGGGCAGAATCAGGCACCAGCTGGCGTGACGCCATCGCCCGAGATGACATCGATGTGATCGACATCGTCACCCCCGGAGACTCGCACGTAGAGATCGCCATTGCCGCGCTCGACGCCGGCAAACACGTTCTCTGCGAAAAGCCGCTCGCAAACAGTGCCGAGGAGGCTGCAGCGATGGCGGATGCAGCGGCTCGAGCGGCCACGCGTGGCATCTATGCCATGGTCGGCTTCACCTACCGCCGGGTACCCGCCGCCACTTTTGCTCGCGACCTCGTCGCATCCGGTCGGATCGGCGAGGTGCGCCAGGTGCGCGCCGCCTACCTGCAAGATTGGCTGGTCGACCCTCAAACGCCCCTGGCGTGGCGCCTGCAGAAGCACCTCGCCGGCTCGGGGGCCCTCGGAGACATCGGTGCCCACGCCATCGATCTTGCCCAGTTCATCACGGGTCAACAGCTCACCGGCGTCAGCGGAGTCATGGAGACTTTCGTGCCTCGCCGCCCGCTCCTCGGCGAAACGTCGGGCCTCTCCGGCACAGCTCGCACGACGGGCACCGCCGGCGCCGAATTCGGTGAGGTCACAGTTGACGATGTGGCACTCTTCACCGGCCGATTCACTGGCGGGGCCCTCGGCTCCTTTGAAGCCACACGGATGTCGACGGGACGCAAGAATGCGCTGCGTATCGAAGTCGCCGGCTCGACCGGCGCACTCTCCTTCGACCTCGAGGAGCTGAATTCGCTCGAGTACTACGACTCGAACGCTCCCGAGACACTGCGCGGATTCACCAAGATCCTTGTGACCGCGCCGAGCCATCCGTACCTGTCGGCCTGGTGGCCGGCGGGACACACCCTCGGCTACGAGCACGGTTTCACACATCAGGCGAAAGACTTCGTCGAGGGAATCATCACCGAAACGCAGCCAGAGCCCTCATTCGCCGCGGGCCTCCAGGTGCAGCGCGTGCTGGATGCGGTCGAACGCAGTGCCAACGCAGACAGCATCTGGACCTCCACCTCTGCACTCTGA